The proteins below come from a single Felis catus isolate Fca126 chromosome A1, F.catus_Fca126_mat1.0, whole genome shotgun sequence genomic window:
- the TMCO6 gene encoding transmembrane and coiled-coil domain-containing protein 6 isoform X2: protein MSGLVQNPGMQTWSSHSPSSTPGTGRGKHRPRATVHREEDSEGRNQGLVGAVEKGTIQHFLRLAQQGTEEKERERALVSLRRGLQHPETQQTFIWLEGSMRTLVGLLTSNQALLQLEAARCLHELSHSEQSAVAEACLPATSYLLTYLSGHSSDFIELCLYTLGNLIVESEAVRRQLLPQGIVPALAACIQSPHLTVLEALGYALSQLLQVKEAPEMIIPSVLGSTLPEHILRLLQPGPKLNLGVAVEFAWCLHYIICSQVDNTLLISHGGLSTLGLLLLDMAGAVQRTEDTGLELLACPVLRCLSNLLTEAAMEVVGGQNQLEDERVVAALFILLQFFLQKQPSLLPEGLWFLNNLTANSPSFCTSLLSMDLIEPLLQLLPVSNVVSILVLTVLCNVAEKGPAYCQRLWPGPLLSCLIGTLAFPDIEVVGQSLELLQLLFLYQPEAAKDFLQQSGLQVLERHQEEAQLQDRVHALQQTALHQ from the exons ATGTCAGGGCTGGTACAAAACCCAGGGATGCAGACATGGTCATCACACAGTCCCTCAAGTACTCCAGGAACTGGAAGAGGCAAACACAGACCCAGAGCTACAGTCCATAGAGAAGAGGACTCAGAGGGGAGAAACCAAGGACTTGTGGGAGCTGTGGAGAAAGGAACA ATCCAGCATTTCCTACGATTAGCACAGCAGGggacagaagaaaaggagagagagagggctctggTCAGCCTTCGTCGAGGCTTGCAGCACCCTGAGACGCAGCAGACCTTCATCTG GCTGGAGGGCAGCATGCGGACCTTGGTCGGGCTTCTGACCAGCAACCAAGCCCTGTTGCAGCTTGAGGCCGCTCGGTGCCTTCATGAGCTCTCTCATTCTGAACAGTCTGCGGTGGCTGAGGCCTGCCTGCCAGCCACTTCCTACCTTCTCACCTACCTCTCCGGTCACAGCTCAGACTTTATA GAGCTCTGTCTGTATACACTGGGTAACCTGATTGTGGAGAGTGAGGCTGTGAGAAGGCAGCTCCTGCCACAGGGCATTGTTCCAGCCTTGGCTGCCTGCATCCAG TCCCCCCATCTGACTGTGCTGGAAGCCCTAGGATATGCCTTATCCCAGCTTCTGCAAGTTAAGGAAGCTCCAGAGATGATCATCCC CTCCGTCTTGGGCTCCACTCTCCCTGAGCACATCCTGCGACTGTTGCAACCTGGTCCAAAGCTGAACCTTGGGGTTGCTGTGGAGTTTGCTTGGTGTCTGCACTATATCATCTGCAG CCAGGTCGACAATACCCTGCTTATCTCCCATGGGGGTCTGTCCACTCTGGGGTTGCTGCTATTGGACATGGCTGGAGCTGTCCAGAGAACAGAGGATACAGGACTGGAGCTG CTGGCATGTCCTGTGCTTCGGTGTCTAAGCAACTTACTAACAGAAGCAGCAATGGAGGTTGTGGGAGGGCAAAATCAGCTTGAAGACGAGCGTGTTGTGGCTGCCTTATTTATCCTTCTGCAGTTCTTCCTTCAGAAACAGCCCAGCCTACTTCCTGAGGGCCTCTGGTTCCTTAACAACCTCACTG CAAACAGTCCTAGTTTCTGTACCTCCTTGCTCTCCATGGATCTGATTGAGCCCCTCTTGCAGTTGTTGCCAGTTTCTAACGTGGTGAGCATATTG GTCCTCACAGTTCTGTGCAACGTGGCAGAGAAGGGTCCTGCTTACTGCCAACGTCTGTGGCCAGGGCCCTTGCTCTCCTGCTTGATTGGTACACTGGCCTTCCCTGACATTGAGGTAGTAGGCCAGAGTTTAGAGCTGCTGCAATTGCTGTTCCTCTACCAGCCAGAG GCTGCTAAGGATTTTCTGCAGCAATCAGGGCTGCAGGTCCTGGAAAGGCACCAGGAGGAGGCCCAGCTCCAGGATCGTGTGCATGCTCTCCAGCAGACAGCTCTTCACCAGTGA
- the TMCO6 gene encoding transmembrane and coiled-coil domain-containing protein 6 isoform X7, whose protein sequence is MTGILVSVVPTHSSPSADSSVLGSTLPEHILRLLQPGPKLNLGVAVEFAWCLHYIICSQVDNTLLISHGGLSTLGLLLLDMAGAVQRTEDTGLELLACPVLRCLSNLLTEAAMEVVGGQNQLEDERVVAALFILLQFFLQKQPSLLPEGLWFLNNLTANSPSFCTSLLSMDLIEPLLQLLPVSNVVSILVLTVLCNVAEKGPAYCQRLWPGPLLSCLIGTLAFPDIEVVGQSLELLQLLFLYQPEAAKDFLQQSGLQVLERHQEEAQLQDRVHALQQTALHQ, encoded by the exons ATGACTGGCATTTTGGTTTCTGTGGTTCCCACTCACAGCTCTCCTTCTGCTGACAGCTCCGTCTTGGGCTCCACTCTCCCTGAGCACATCCTGCGACTGTTGCAACCTGGTCCAAAGCTGAACCTTGGGGTTGCTGTGGAGTTTGCTTGGTGTCTGCACTATATCATCTGCAG CCAGGTCGACAATACCCTGCTTATCTCCCATGGGGGTCTGTCCACTCTGGGGTTGCTGCTATTGGACATGGCTGGAGCTGTCCAGAGAACAGAGGATACAGGACTGGAGCTG CTGGCATGTCCTGTGCTTCGGTGTCTAAGCAACTTACTAACAGAAGCAGCAATGGAGGTTGTGGGAGGGCAAAATCAGCTTGAAGACGAGCGTGTTGTGGCTGCCTTATTTATCCTTCTGCAGTTCTTCCTTCAGAAACAGCCCAGCCTACTTCCTGAGGGCCTCTGGTTCCTTAACAACCTCACTG CAAACAGTCCTAGTTTCTGTACCTCCTTGCTCTCCATGGATCTGATTGAGCCCCTCTTGCAGTTGTTGCCAGTTTCTAACGTGGTGAGCATATTG GTCCTCACAGTTCTGTGCAACGTGGCAGAGAAGGGTCCTGCTTACTGCCAACGTCTGTGGCCAGGGCCCTTGCTCTCCTGCTTGATTGGTACACTGGCCTTCCCTGACATTGAGGTAGTAGGCCAGAGTTTAGAGCTGCTGCAATTGCTGTTCCTCTACCAGCCAGAG GCTGCTAAGGATTTTCTGCAGCAATCAGGGCTGCAGGTCCTGGAAAGGCACCAGGAGGAGGCCCAGCTCCAGGATCGTGTGCATGCTCTCCAGCAGACAGCTCTTCACCAGTGA
- the TMCO6 gene encoding transmembrane and coiled-coil domain-containing protein 6 isoform X5: MILGETEIQHFLRLAQQGTEEKERERALVSLRRGLQHPETQQTFIWLEGSMRTLVGLLTSNQALLQLEAARCLHELSHSEQSAVAEACLPATSYLLTYLSGHSSDFIELCLYTLGNLIVESEAVRRQLLPQGIVPALAACIQSPHLTVLEALGYALSQLLQVKEAPEMIIPSVLGSTLPEHILRLLQPGPKLNLGVAVEFAWCLHYIICSQVDNTLLISHGGLSTLGLLLLDMAGAVQRTEDTGLELLACPVLRCLSNLLTEAAMEVVGGQNQLEDERVVAALFILLQFFLQKQPSLLPEGLWFLNNLTANSPSFCTSLLSMDLIEPLLQLLPVSNVVSILVLTVLCNVAEKGPAYCQRLWPGPLLSCLIGTLAFPDIEVVGQSLELLQLLFLYQPEAAKDFLQQSGLQVLERHQEEAQLQDRVHALQQTALHQ; the protein is encoded by the exons ATGAtccttggggaaactgag ATCCAGCATTTCCTACGATTAGCACAGCAGGggacagaagaaaaggagagagagagggctctggTCAGCCTTCGTCGAGGCTTGCAGCACCCTGAGACGCAGCAGACCTTCATCTG GCTGGAGGGCAGCATGCGGACCTTGGTCGGGCTTCTGACCAGCAACCAAGCCCTGTTGCAGCTTGAGGCCGCTCGGTGCCTTCATGAGCTCTCTCATTCTGAACAGTCTGCGGTGGCTGAGGCCTGCCTGCCAGCCACTTCCTACCTTCTCACCTACCTCTCCGGTCACAGCTCAGACTTTATA GAGCTCTGTCTGTATACACTGGGTAACCTGATTGTGGAGAGTGAGGCTGTGAGAAGGCAGCTCCTGCCACAGGGCATTGTTCCAGCCTTGGCTGCCTGCATCCAG TCCCCCCATCTGACTGTGCTGGAAGCCCTAGGATATGCCTTATCCCAGCTTCTGCAAGTTAAGGAAGCTCCAGAGATGATCATCCC CTCCGTCTTGGGCTCCACTCTCCCTGAGCACATCCTGCGACTGTTGCAACCTGGTCCAAAGCTGAACCTTGGGGTTGCTGTGGAGTTTGCTTGGTGTCTGCACTATATCATCTGCAG CCAGGTCGACAATACCCTGCTTATCTCCCATGGGGGTCTGTCCACTCTGGGGTTGCTGCTATTGGACATGGCTGGAGCTGTCCAGAGAACAGAGGATACAGGACTGGAGCTG CTGGCATGTCCTGTGCTTCGGTGTCTAAGCAACTTACTAACAGAAGCAGCAATGGAGGTTGTGGGAGGGCAAAATCAGCTTGAAGACGAGCGTGTTGTGGCTGCCTTATTTATCCTTCTGCAGTTCTTCCTTCAGAAACAGCCCAGCCTACTTCCTGAGGGCCTCTGGTTCCTTAACAACCTCACTG CAAACAGTCCTAGTTTCTGTACCTCCTTGCTCTCCATGGATCTGATTGAGCCCCTCTTGCAGTTGTTGCCAGTTTCTAACGTGGTGAGCATATTG GTCCTCACAGTTCTGTGCAACGTGGCAGAGAAGGGTCCTGCTTACTGCCAACGTCTGTGGCCAGGGCCCTTGCTCTCCTGCTTGATTGGTACACTGGCCTTCCCTGACATTGAGGTAGTAGGCCAGAGTTTAGAGCTGCTGCAATTGCTGTTCCTCTACCAGCCAGAG GCTGCTAAGGATTTTCTGCAGCAATCAGGGCTGCAGGTCCTGGAAAGGCACCAGGAGGAGGCCCAGCTCCAGGATCGTGTGCATGCTCTCCAGCAGACAGCTCTTCACCAGTGA
- the TMCO6 gene encoding transmembrane and coiled-coil domain-containing protein 6 isoform X3, producing the protein MQTWSSHSPSSTPGTGRGKHRPRATVHREEDSEGRNQGLVGAVEKGTIQHFLRLAQQGTEEKERERALVSLRRGLQHPETQQTFIWLEGSMRTLVGLLTSNQALLQLEAARCLHELSHSEQSAVAEACLPATSYLLTYLSGHSSDFIELCLYTLGNLIVESEAVRRQLLPQGIVPALAACIQSPHLTVLEALGYALSQLLQVKEAPEMIIPSVLGSTLPEHILRLLQPGPKLNLGVAVEFAWCLHYIICSQVDNTLLISHGGLSTLGLLLLDMAGAVQRTEDTGLELLACPVLRCLSNLLTEAAMEVVGGQNQLEDERVVAALFILLQFFLQKQPSLLPEGLWFLNNLTANSPSFCTSLLSMDLIEPLLQLLPVSNVVSILVLTVLCNVAEKGPAYCQRLWPGPLLSCLIGTLAFPDIEVVGQSLELLQLLFLYQPEAAKDFLQQSGLQVLERHQEEAQLQDRVHALQQTALHQ; encoded by the exons ATGCAGACATGGTCATCACACAGTCCCTCAAGTACTCCAGGAACTGGAAGAGGCAAACACAGACCCAGAGCTACAGTCCATAGAGAAGAGGACTCAGAGGGGAGAAACCAAGGACTTGTGGGAGCTGTGGAGAAAGGAACA ATCCAGCATTTCCTACGATTAGCACAGCAGGggacagaagaaaaggagagagagagggctctggTCAGCCTTCGTCGAGGCTTGCAGCACCCTGAGACGCAGCAGACCTTCATCTG GCTGGAGGGCAGCATGCGGACCTTGGTCGGGCTTCTGACCAGCAACCAAGCCCTGTTGCAGCTTGAGGCCGCTCGGTGCCTTCATGAGCTCTCTCATTCTGAACAGTCTGCGGTGGCTGAGGCCTGCCTGCCAGCCACTTCCTACCTTCTCACCTACCTCTCCGGTCACAGCTCAGACTTTATA GAGCTCTGTCTGTATACACTGGGTAACCTGATTGTGGAGAGTGAGGCTGTGAGAAGGCAGCTCCTGCCACAGGGCATTGTTCCAGCCTTGGCTGCCTGCATCCAG TCCCCCCATCTGACTGTGCTGGAAGCCCTAGGATATGCCTTATCCCAGCTTCTGCAAGTTAAGGAAGCTCCAGAGATGATCATCCC CTCCGTCTTGGGCTCCACTCTCCCTGAGCACATCCTGCGACTGTTGCAACCTGGTCCAAAGCTGAACCTTGGGGTTGCTGTGGAGTTTGCTTGGTGTCTGCACTATATCATCTGCAG CCAGGTCGACAATACCCTGCTTATCTCCCATGGGGGTCTGTCCACTCTGGGGTTGCTGCTATTGGACATGGCTGGAGCTGTCCAGAGAACAGAGGATACAGGACTGGAGCTG CTGGCATGTCCTGTGCTTCGGTGTCTAAGCAACTTACTAACAGAAGCAGCAATGGAGGTTGTGGGAGGGCAAAATCAGCTTGAAGACGAGCGTGTTGTGGCTGCCTTATTTATCCTTCTGCAGTTCTTCCTTCAGAAACAGCCCAGCCTACTTCCTGAGGGCCTCTGGTTCCTTAACAACCTCACTG CAAACAGTCCTAGTTTCTGTACCTCCTTGCTCTCCATGGATCTGATTGAGCCCCTCTTGCAGTTGTTGCCAGTTTCTAACGTGGTGAGCATATTG GTCCTCACAGTTCTGTGCAACGTGGCAGAGAAGGGTCCTGCTTACTGCCAACGTCTGTGGCCAGGGCCCTTGCTCTCCTGCTTGATTGGTACACTGGCCTTCCCTGACATTGAGGTAGTAGGCCAGAGTTTAGAGCTGCTGCAATTGCTGTTCCTCTACCAGCCAGAG GCTGCTAAGGATTTTCTGCAGCAATCAGGGCTGCAGGTCCTGGAAAGGCACCAGGAGGAGGCCCAGCTCCAGGATCGTGTGCATGCTCTCCAGCAGACAGCTCTTCACCAGTGA
- the TMCO6 gene encoding transmembrane and coiled-coil domain-containing protein 6 isoform X6, with protein MRTLVGLLTSNQALLQLEAARCLHELSHSEQSAVAEACLPATSYLLTYLSGHSSDFIELCLYTLGNLIVESEAVRRQLLPQGIVPALAACIQSPHLTVLEALGYALSQLLQVKEAPEMIIPSVLGSTLPEHILRLLQPGPKLNLGVAVEFAWCLHYIICSQVDNTLLISHGGLSTLGLLLLDMAGAVQRTEDTGLELLACPVLRCLSNLLTEAAMEVVGGQNQLEDERVVAALFILLQFFLQKQPSLLPEGLWFLNNLTANSPSFCTSLLSMDLIEPLLQLLPVSNVVSILVLTVLCNVAEKGPAYCQRLWPGPLLSCLIGTLAFPDIEVVGQSLELLQLLFLYQPEAAKDFLQQSGLQVLERHQEEAQLQDRVHALQQTALHQ; from the exons ATGCGGACCTTGGTCGGGCTTCTGACCAGCAACCAAGCCCTGTTGCAGCTTGAGGCCGCTCGGTGCCTTCATGAGCTCTCTCATTCTGAACAGTCTGCGGTGGCTGAGGCCTGCCTGCCAGCCACTTCCTACCTTCTCACCTACCTCTCCGGTCACAGCTCAGACTTTATA GAGCTCTGTCTGTATACACTGGGTAACCTGATTGTGGAGAGTGAGGCTGTGAGAAGGCAGCTCCTGCCACAGGGCATTGTTCCAGCCTTGGCTGCCTGCATCCAG TCCCCCCATCTGACTGTGCTGGAAGCCCTAGGATATGCCTTATCCCAGCTTCTGCAAGTTAAGGAAGCTCCAGAGATGATCATCCC CTCCGTCTTGGGCTCCACTCTCCCTGAGCACATCCTGCGACTGTTGCAACCTGGTCCAAAGCTGAACCTTGGGGTTGCTGTGGAGTTTGCTTGGTGTCTGCACTATATCATCTGCAG CCAGGTCGACAATACCCTGCTTATCTCCCATGGGGGTCTGTCCACTCTGGGGTTGCTGCTATTGGACATGGCTGGAGCTGTCCAGAGAACAGAGGATACAGGACTGGAGCTG CTGGCATGTCCTGTGCTTCGGTGTCTAAGCAACTTACTAACAGAAGCAGCAATGGAGGTTGTGGGAGGGCAAAATCAGCTTGAAGACGAGCGTGTTGTGGCTGCCTTATTTATCCTTCTGCAGTTCTTCCTTCAGAAACAGCCCAGCCTACTTCCTGAGGGCCTCTGGTTCCTTAACAACCTCACTG CAAACAGTCCTAGTTTCTGTACCTCCTTGCTCTCCATGGATCTGATTGAGCCCCTCTTGCAGTTGTTGCCAGTTTCTAACGTGGTGAGCATATTG GTCCTCACAGTTCTGTGCAACGTGGCAGAGAAGGGTCCTGCTTACTGCCAACGTCTGTGGCCAGGGCCCTTGCTCTCCTGCTTGATTGGTACACTGGCCTTCCCTGACATTGAGGTAGTAGGCCAGAGTTTAGAGCTGCTGCAATTGCTGTTCCTCTACCAGCCAGAG GCTGCTAAGGATTTTCTGCAGCAATCAGGGCTGCAGGTCCTGGAAAGGCACCAGGAGGAGGCCCAGCTCCAGGATCGTGTGCATGCTCTCCAGCAGACAGCTCTTCACCAGTGA
- the TMCO6 gene encoding transmembrane and coiled-coil domain-containing protein 6 isoform X1, with protein MWSGRQGRLRPVGCVVEELRCRRREREAALRKARREQQLISKRLLRDDASEEAEGGCVAMILGETEIQHFLRLAQQGTEEKERERALVSLRRGLQHPETQQTFIWLEGSMRTLVGLLTSNQALLQLEAARCLHELSHSEQSAVAEACLPATSYLLTYLSGHSSDFIELCLYTLGNLIVESEAVRRQLLPQGIVPALAACIQSPHLTVLEALGYALSQLLQVKEAPEMIIPSVLGSTLPEHILRLLQPGPKLNLGVAVEFAWCLHYIICSQVDNTLLISHGGLSTLGLLLLDMAGAVQRTEDTGLELLACPVLRCLSNLLTEAAMEVVGGQNQLEDERVVAALFILLQFFLQKQPSLLPEGLWFLNNLTANSPSFCTSLLSMDLIEPLLQLLPVSNVVSILVLTVLCNVAEKGPAYCQRLWPGPLLSCLIGTLAFPDIEVVGQSLELLQLLFLYQPEAAKDFLQQSGLQVLERHQEEAQLQDRVHALQQTALHQ; from the exons ATGTGGAGCGGAAGGCAGGGTCGCCTCAGACCGGTGGGCTGCGTGGTAGAGGAGCTACGGTGCCGCCGACGGGAGCGGGAGGCAG CACTGCGGAAGGCGCGGAGGGAACAGCAGCTGATCAGTAAGAGACTGCTGAGAGACGACGCGTCGGAGGAAGCCGAAGGGGGATGTGTGGCCATGAtccttggggaaactgag ATCCAGCATTTCCTACGATTAGCACAGCAGGggacagaagaaaaggagagagagagggctctggTCAGCCTTCGTCGAGGCTTGCAGCACCCTGAGACGCAGCAGACCTTCATCTG GCTGGAGGGCAGCATGCGGACCTTGGTCGGGCTTCTGACCAGCAACCAAGCCCTGTTGCAGCTTGAGGCCGCTCGGTGCCTTCATGAGCTCTCTCATTCTGAACAGTCTGCGGTGGCTGAGGCCTGCCTGCCAGCCACTTCCTACCTTCTCACCTACCTCTCCGGTCACAGCTCAGACTTTATA GAGCTCTGTCTGTATACACTGGGTAACCTGATTGTGGAGAGTGAGGCTGTGAGAAGGCAGCTCCTGCCACAGGGCATTGTTCCAGCCTTGGCTGCCTGCATCCAG TCCCCCCATCTGACTGTGCTGGAAGCCCTAGGATATGCCTTATCCCAGCTTCTGCAAGTTAAGGAAGCTCCAGAGATGATCATCCC CTCCGTCTTGGGCTCCACTCTCCCTGAGCACATCCTGCGACTGTTGCAACCTGGTCCAAAGCTGAACCTTGGGGTTGCTGTGGAGTTTGCTTGGTGTCTGCACTATATCATCTGCAG CCAGGTCGACAATACCCTGCTTATCTCCCATGGGGGTCTGTCCACTCTGGGGTTGCTGCTATTGGACATGGCTGGAGCTGTCCAGAGAACAGAGGATACAGGACTGGAGCTG CTGGCATGTCCTGTGCTTCGGTGTCTAAGCAACTTACTAACAGAAGCAGCAATGGAGGTTGTGGGAGGGCAAAATCAGCTTGAAGACGAGCGTGTTGTGGCTGCCTTATTTATCCTTCTGCAGTTCTTCCTTCAGAAACAGCCCAGCCTACTTCCTGAGGGCCTCTGGTTCCTTAACAACCTCACTG CAAACAGTCCTAGTTTCTGTACCTCCTTGCTCTCCATGGATCTGATTGAGCCCCTCTTGCAGTTGTTGCCAGTTTCTAACGTGGTGAGCATATTG GTCCTCACAGTTCTGTGCAACGTGGCAGAGAAGGGTCCTGCTTACTGCCAACGTCTGTGGCCAGGGCCCTTGCTCTCCTGCTTGATTGGTACACTGGCCTTCCCTGACATTGAGGTAGTAGGCCAGAGTTTAGAGCTGCTGCAATTGCTGTTCCTCTACCAGCCAGAG GCTGCTAAGGATTTTCTGCAGCAATCAGGGCTGCAGGTCCTGGAAAGGCACCAGGAGGAGGCCCAGCTCCAGGATCGTGTGCATGCTCTCCAGCAGACAGCTCTTCACCAGTGA
- the TMCO6 gene encoding transmembrane and coiled-coil domain-containing protein 6 isoform X4: MWSGRQGRLRPVGCVVEELRCRRREREAALRKARREQQLISKRLLRDDASEEAEGGCVAMILGETEIQHFLRLAQQGTEEKERERALVSLRRGLQHPETQQTFIWLEGSMRTLVGLLTSNQALLQLEAARCLHELSHSEQSAVAEACLPATSYLLTYLSGHSSDFISPHLTVLEALGYALSQLLQVKEAPEMIIPSVLGSTLPEHILRLLQPGPKLNLGVAVEFAWCLHYIICSQVDNTLLISHGGLSTLGLLLLDMAGAVQRTEDTGLELLACPVLRCLSNLLTEAAMEVVGGQNQLEDERVVAALFILLQFFLQKQPSLLPEGLWFLNNLTANSPSFCTSLLSMDLIEPLLQLLPVSNVVSILVLTVLCNVAEKGPAYCQRLWPGPLLSCLIGTLAFPDIEVVGQSLELLQLLFLYQPEAAKDFLQQSGLQVLERHQEEAQLQDRVHALQQTALHQ; encoded by the exons ATGTGGAGCGGAAGGCAGGGTCGCCTCAGACCGGTGGGCTGCGTGGTAGAGGAGCTACGGTGCCGCCGACGGGAGCGGGAGGCAG CACTGCGGAAGGCGCGGAGGGAACAGCAGCTGATCAGTAAGAGACTGCTGAGAGACGACGCGTCGGAGGAAGCCGAAGGGGGATGTGTGGCCATGAtccttggggaaactgag ATCCAGCATTTCCTACGATTAGCACAGCAGGggacagaagaaaaggagagagagagggctctggTCAGCCTTCGTCGAGGCTTGCAGCACCCTGAGACGCAGCAGACCTTCATCTG GCTGGAGGGCAGCATGCGGACCTTGGTCGGGCTTCTGACCAGCAACCAAGCCCTGTTGCAGCTTGAGGCCGCTCGGTGCCTTCATGAGCTCTCTCATTCTGAACAGTCTGCGGTGGCTGAGGCCTGCCTGCCAGCCACTTCCTACCTTCTCACCTACCTCTCCGGTCACAGCTCAGACTTTATA TCCCCCCATCTGACTGTGCTGGAAGCCCTAGGATATGCCTTATCCCAGCTTCTGCAAGTTAAGGAAGCTCCAGAGATGATCATCCC CTCCGTCTTGGGCTCCACTCTCCCTGAGCACATCCTGCGACTGTTGCAACCTGGTCCAAAGCTGAACCTTGGGGTTGCTGTGGAGTTTGCTTGGTGTCTGCACTATATCATCTGCAG CCAGGTCGACAATACCCTGCTTATCTCCCATGGGGGTCTGTCCACTCTGGGGTTGCTGCTATTGGACATGGCTGGAGCTGTCCAGAGAACAGAGGATACAGGACTGGAGCTG CTGGCATGTCCTGTGCTTCGGTGTCTAAGCAACTTACTAACAGAAGCAGCAATGGAGGTTGTGGGAGGGCAAAATCAGCTTGAAGACGAGCGTGTTGTGGCTGCCTTATTTATCCTTCTGCAGTTCTTCCTTCAGAAACAGCCCAGCCTACTTCCTGAGGGCCTCTGGTTCCTTAACAACCTCACTG CAAACAGTCCTAGTTTCTGTACCTCCTTGCTCTCCATGGATCTGATTGAGCCCCTCTTGCAGTTGTTGCCAGTTTCTAACGTGGTGAGCATATTG GTCCTCACAGTTCTGTGCAACGTGGCAGAGAAGGGTCCTGCTTACTGCCAACGTCTGTGGCCAGGGCCCTTGCTCTCCTGCTTGATTGGTACACTGGCCTTCCCTGACATTGAGGTAGTAGGCCAGAGTTTAGAGCTGCTGCAATTGCTGTTCCTCTACCAGCCAGAG GCTGCTAAGGATTTTCTGCAGCAATCAGGGCTGCAGGTCCTGGAAAGGCACCAGGAGGAGGCCCAGCTCCAGGATCGTGTGCATGCTCTCCAGCAGACAGCTCTTCACCAGTGA
- the TMCO6 gene encoding transmembrane and coiled-coil domain-containing protein 6 isoform X8, producing MIIPSVLGSTLPEHILRLLQPGPKLNLGVAVEFAWCLHYIICSQVDNTLLISHGGLSTLGLLLLDMAGAVQRTEDTGLELLACPVLRCLSNLLTEAAMEVVGGQNQLEDERVVAALFILLQFFLQKQPSLLPEGLWFLNNLTANSPSFCTSLLSMDLIEPLLQLLPVSNVVSILVLTVLCNVAEKGPAYCQRLWPGPLLSCLIGTLAFPDIEVVGQSLELLQLLFLYQPEAAKDFLQQSGLQVLERHQEEAQLQDRVHALQQTALHQ from the exons ATGATCATCCC CTCCGTCTTGGGCTCCACTCTCCCTGAGCACATCCTGCGACTGTTGCAACCTGGTCCAAAGCTGAACCTTGGGGTTGCTGTGGAGTTTGCTTGGTGTCTGCACTATATCATCTGCAG CCAGGTCGACAATACCCTGCTTATCTCCCATGGGGGTCTGTCCACTCTGGGGTTGCTGCTATTGGACATGGCTGGAGCTGTCCAGAGAACAGAGGATACAGGACTGGAGCTG CTGGCATGTCCTGTGCTTCGGTGTCTAAGCAACTTACTAACAGAAGCAGCAATGGAGGTTGTGGGAGGGCAAAATCAGCTTGAAGACGAGCGTGTTGTGGCTGCCTTATTTATCCTTCTGCAGTTCTTCCTTCAGAAACAGCCCAGCCTACTTCCTGAGGGCCTCTGGTTCCTTAACAACCTCACTG CAAACAGTCCTAGTTTCTGTACCTCCTTGCTCTCCATGGATCTGATTGAGCCCCTCTTGCAGTTGTTGCCAGTTTCTAACGTGGTGAGCATATTG GTCCTCACAGTTCTGTGCAACGTGGCAGAGAAGGGTCCTGCTTACTGCCAACGTCTGTGGCCAGGGCCCTTGCTCTCCTGCTTGATTGGTACACTGGCCTTCCCTGACATTGAGGTAGTAGGCCAGAGTTTAGAGCTGCTGCAATTGCTGTTCCTCTACCAGCCAGAG GCTGCTAAGGATTTTCTGCAGCAATCAGGGCTGCAGGTCCTGGAAAGGCACCAGGAGGAGGCCCAGCTCCAGGATCGTGTGCATGCTCTCCAGCAGACAGCTCTTCACCAGTGA